Within the Emys orbicularis isolate rEmyOrb1 chromosome 5, rEmyOrb1.hap1, whole genome shotgun sequence genome, the region gggagtTGGGCCTCCAGTTGCCGGGATCGTCTCGTTCGCCTTTTTTGTGGATGAGCACGGTCATGAAATTTTTCCAGGAGTGGGGAATGCAATGGAACTGCTTGCATTTGTTGAAGATGGCAGCGAGCACCAAGCAGCCGGGGTCTCGCTTCTTCAGCAGGGGGTAGTGGATGCCAGCTTTTCCAGGGGCAGTGTTTTTGGTCCTCGTCAGCCTCGCCTGCACCTCCTGCGGGGAAAAATCTCGCTCCAGGTCCTCCATGAGGTCGATccggggtagcgggggaaggCACTCTGGGCGTCGCAAGTTGGTCTGGGCCTCGTGATCAAACACATCCTTGAAGTAGGAGTAGAGCCTCTTGGTCTGGATGGCACAGTAAGAGGAGGTCCCGTTGAGGATCTCCCTCATGGCTTTTGTCCGGTTCGTCCAGTATAGCTTCTGAATACGGGATGCAGCCGCCGGATCATAGCGGCTGCCGAcgtcccctctcctgccttctctggcGGTGTTGTTACGGCTCAGTGCAGGGAATCTGCGAGTGGCCCGTGCGGCCTCCTGGGGTTCCCTCCTTCTGGCTGTAATTTCCGCAGACAGTTCTGTGGTCAGTCTGTCCATCAGGGTGTCAAAGTTCTCAAAGTCCTCAGACTTTGCCAGCTCCTCCATCCAGGCGGATTGCCACGGCGTGGCGACCCTCGCTTGCGGCCATCGCTCCTCCTGCTGCGTTGTCTCTGCAGGTTCAGATGCTGCGGGGATGGTCTGTGGCCTTGTTGTCCCTCGGACTGGGGAGCGGTGTTCAGGTGGGTCTTGAGGTGGGGCTCCTGGTGCGGTGGGGAGGGCAGCTCTCGGTGTCTCTGAGGCAGTGCTGGATCTTCCGGGAGGGAGTGGGGTTCTGGAAGCACCGGTGCTGGGCTTTGTGGGGGCGCGGTCGTGTTTGGAGGCACTGGGGATGGTTCTGGTTCTTCTGCGGGCGGCATCCGGCTGGGGGGTCCTCGGTGGGGCATGGGGTTTTTGGCGGTCGGAGGCTCGTTGGGTAACCTTGGAGAAGGTGTTGggtctcctgggggtggggtccgGCCGTGGGATCTGGGGGCTCTCCTTGTTccctggctaggatatcaccctgattagacagagttgctacatccttttccaaccgcacattagcaacaggcaaaatacaagcaccagaattgtctggtctctgggatttcgCCATGACACTAattggatgcaacctagttacagtgccattctccccagcagacacaaacttaggatcattcccttcctgggctttagttgaattcagaaccaactctgagacaactgcactattctcaaccatcacaggctgaaaggcaccttctgtctgcttcacagacaaagaagagccgGAGACACATTCTCctttaccagacacacagcttgGGATCCCAttccccttgtcccagcacacatggctgttcacagacaactgcttggagaccgaGGTAGctccctccataggcaagtcaataccccgatagacacaggcacatttccttcactttcacaattctccacacaggtAACAGGTAAGGGATacggacactcatcttccactatccttgccttcccaaactgctgactagataaacccattagctcacaaggctgcctaggctccTCCAAACTttccctgccttcctctcctttgtcccagcacacagggctggttACAGACAAATACTGAGAGAGTGGGGCAGCTTTCTTACCAGGCACATTGCTGCTCTTCTCACTACACTGAGCTACttccagcaaatcacagttaATCTTTTCAGGTTCATTTTAAAAGCTGTACTAGCCAACAATTCATCACCCATtaaaaatctaccctttccttcctcagttagggcttcaaCCTGACCGCTtactttaatctgctcctgagaaacattttcctaaCCAATGAGATCTTTCTTCTCTttatctaattccagatttacttctgagacattaggCAGACATTCAGACACTTCATTCACAGACAAACAGCTTTTCCCCACCAGGTTAGaatccccctctccctggccataGCAAAACTCGTTAAACACAGAAAACTGCTTAGAGTAATACAACATATTACCATagttataaactggactttcaagaggatacagTTTCCGCTGTTCTTCCATTGCCTTTTTGACTTGGAGCTGGAGTCTAGCCATCTCCTGTTgcatcttgtgagtctcctgttgCCTCTGTCGAActttctcctcagcagccagcagtcccagacgccccttacgagctttttcttctctctcagcAGCCTCTTTCTCCAGCTGGGCCAAGGCTTGCTTCTCTTCCATTCGAATTTCTGCCAGTTTTTGCTCATGTTCAAACGGCAGGCTGTCCATCAGGGCTTGCAGTTTCATTGCTTCTGCTGTTGCTTTTTGGCTCATGGTCACTgatctttaaccaaccaaactctcaatcccaaattTCAAATGTGGATAGCGTGGGGtactgacccaaagcttaattgaactggttctgtggatcctgccgactacgccactgttctggcggaacccaactgaaagtgccaattcaggacaaattgctcaaaacagggcagttacagcccaaggctggggtttttccacctctaaggcaaaccaaaccagccagacaaagaggactttggtctcaccccattggctaaccacaagtcacacaagcaattcccttagacactccaatttcccagtatcaccaccagtgccactcgttatggggatgaatgattATGAAAACCaaaccccaataaaagaaaaaaaaaggttctctcaatcACAAagaatcaagccccagacccaggtcaatatacaaatcagatcttacccacaaatcacactgttgccaatcctttagaatctaaaatctaaaggtttattcataaaaggaaaaagatagagatgagagttagaattggttaaatggaatcaattacatacagtaatggcaaagttcttggttcaggcttgtagcagtgatagaataaactgcaggtttaaatcaagtctctggagtacattcaCAGCTgcgatgggtcattcagtcctttgtttagagcttcagtttgtagcaaagtccctccagagataagaagcaggattgaagaccagatggagaggaggcatcagccttttatagtcttttccaggtgtaagaacacctctttgtccttactgtggaaaattacagcaaaatggagtctggagtcacacgggccagtccctgcatactttgctgagttacaaggtgtatctgccttctctcaatgggtcaattgtatagctgatggtccttaatgggccatcaagcaggctaggcagagctgacaccaacttgtctgggatgtctccaagaagcatagcataagtttgaaatacagacagtatagagccaatattcataacttcaactacaaaattgatacacacatatagacagcataattataaccagcaaaccataaccttgcttagacacctcatttgaccccctttatacaagatttggtgccactacaggactttggttgcaaccatgttctatatcgtcccagttcaaatcaataacgtgacaccAGCTACCagctcttcttagatgctccaaACCCGTCAGCTCACAGGCAAAAAGTGATACTGGCATTTCAGCGTATGGGGCGTTACTTTCAGAACCATCACTGAGCCAGCGCCCCCggcagggtgttgggggaggtgcCAAAGTGCAAAACACCCGAGACCTTCACCACTTATGATCATTGAAAGATGTTGCTGCAGAACCAGGGGATTTTCCACCCTGGGCAGCTCCATTCCCCCTCCTGAATTCCCCCTGCCAGCTCAGCTGAACAGTGAGTCTCCCCTTTCCCATTACAGCCGTGCTGCTCTGCACTGGGACCAGCgcccatgctccagcccagatgcagctgcatttcagtgctgggggaGTGACCCCGTGGTGTCTGCTTTCTGCAGCGCTCTTCGGGATCCATCATGTGGCCACAAAAGTTACTTATTGTGATGCTGGAGAATCAGGATTCAGAAGCTCCCTGAGCTTGGGGCAGCTGAAGGGCAGGGGAAATGCAGCACTagaaaccctgagccccctgcgtGTGTCCCTGTGACTTTAGCCCGGGCGTCTCACCTCAGTCTCTGCTCCCAGGTGACGTGCTGACAAAGCTCTCCAGGGGCTGGAGGTTTTACGGTGGGAACCTCTATTACTTTTCACAAGAAAGGAAGTCGTGGGATGCGTCCGAGCGGTTCTGTGTGTCTCAGGACTCGCACCTGAcctctgtctcctcccaggcggAACAGGTGAGTACAGGAAGCTCCTAGGGGCTTGGACAATGGGTCAGTGTCTTGTTTCATACCAGAAGGAGGTGGAAGGTGGCAGCTGAGGTTGGAAACCATCGGAGAGGATGCCAAGCCTTAGAACGTGACTCAGGGGATTCACCCATCAGTTTAAAAGCAGAGACGGGCAGAGGAACAGTGCCAGAATCTGGACTTCCCAGAGTCtggagtgccgggggagggggatttggGGTCAGGTTCATTTCTGATTTTCACTACTTCCAATGTAGCATTTCCTGCAAACCCAATGACCTTTCCCAGGGAGGACCCGCTTTGATCCCTCTCCCCAGGCCTGAGCTCCTGCTGGACAATCTAGAAGCCTGTATCTGGAAGGCTTGTGTACAAGGGGCCATGCACCTCTCAGATAATCCTCTCTCCCCACGTGCCCACTGTAGCCCTCACCCCAGGCCTCTGGGGCACTTTCTGAGGAGGAACATCCCACCCTCCGGCAGGGCTAGACTTTGCACCCAGTTCTCTGCTCCGAGCTTTGCTTCCTCCAAGGGCAGGGCGCTGGTGTGAACTCTGAGGTGCCCGTCAGTCACTGCCgcagcccagctctgaggggctgtggggggagtgtTCTGAGACAGGTCGCTGCTGGTAGCCCCAGGCAGATACAGatgcagacacagacacagagatgCTCCAGGACTCCCTCAGGGTCTCCCAGCTAGTCACTGTCAGCGTTGGGGGCAGGACACCATGTCTCCCgctgcccagtgccctgctcaCACCACCAGAcgccctttcctctcccccaaatCTGTtcagcccaggcagctgtggctGCATCCTGCAGCCTCTCTTGGGTGACCTGGACATGCTGCaaactgtgttgtgcaggagtttCTCTCCAAGGAGACCAAGGGAGAAGATCACTGGATTGGACTCACTGACCTGGGGACAGAAGGCAGCTGGCGCTGGGTGGATGGCACAGAATACAGAGCAGACACAAGCAGGGGGTGAGTAAAGCTTGAGAGAAGTGATTATTTATTACACGTTTGCTCACAAGCTCTTTCGGGCAGTGTCTGTACGGCCCCTGGTGTCTATGCAGCACCCGGCACAGCGGGCCCGATCCTGAGGGAGGCCCCCGGGCACTACCACAACAGCAATGAATCCTCTCAGGAATTTCTGCTAATGCCCCTTTGCTTAGAGCAGGAGCCTAAACACGGAGCGTGTGTTCAGTGCCCACtgagacccagggccagagcctcctctggggtaactcggcattgacttgaatgaaccacagggatttacaccagctgaggatctggccccaagtcaCCTCAGGACAGCCAGGTGAGTCTGGAGTGAGCGGCAGGTTCACGCTCTCCTTGGGATTGCACTGCGCTCTCCCCTCTgtcaggctggggaaggggaggctgtgGGGCCGGGGGCATGGCCGGAGCCAGCTGCAGTCGGTGCAGTGACCTCAGTGGGCTGTGGACGAGGCCCATAAGCAGGGCCGTGGAGAAGTTAATGACTGACCCCCGCTGCCCTCTCTTCCCGTTCCTGCGTTCCCATCGCGGGGGTGCCTGGGACGTGCTGTGCCACGTGCTTTGGTTCTGGGCACTGAGATCGGAGTTGCTGCTGTCAGCATTTGGAGCCACAGACTGACTTGGGCTCTTTGCTGGCCTGTCAGGCGCAGGGCAGTTGCTACCCCCCAGCCGTCAGAAGCCCTTCGTTACCATGGCCACAAGAGCTGTAGAGAACTctgaggggtggctggggggtggATCGCTTCACCGCATCATTGCTGGGTGTCTTGGTCCCCTGCCAACAACAGAGTCCACAGAGCAGAACTGAGCTCAGGAATTGGCTGTGGTTCTCCACTGAGACATTAACACTCTGATCCGTAGGTTCTGGGCGCGGAATCAGCCAGACAACTGGGATCAGGGGATAGGAGGCAGAGAAGACTGTGTTCATATCCATCCACTCAACCGGAATTTGTGGAATGATGTCAACTGTACTGTGCCTTCCAGGTGGATTTGTAAGCAGGCCCATGGACAGGCTGGGCTGTGACTTGCAGATCCCAGCACCTCAGAAAGCGCCTTAATTTCCAAGctatggagcatgttttccagacACCTGCCGATGAGGAGCCCTGTGCACTGGAGGGGCTGCATGGCCTGTGCATTGCAGGGACACTTTGTCCTGCTGTGATATTTCCGGCTGTAGCAGAGACACTGCCCTTACGCTGCTCAATTTGGCTGGCTCTGTAATTTGTTTGTTTCCAGGTCTGTCACTGAATAAAGTCCTTGGATCATGGAGTTATTGTTTCATAATCACCCAATAAATAATGATTTGCTTGACTTGAATTTCTAATTTTTGCACCTTTGGATCAGATGTTATGATGATGTCAGAACCATCTATATATACATTTAAAACGTCCAGTTGTATCTGGTAAGCAAGGTATGTCGCAAAATATGTTTGGCCCAGCGAGGAGATAAATTCAGGCTCAGCTGGGAGACCGGCTTCAACAGCTGTTCGAATTCTCCTATccctgccctgctgtgccacGTATCAAAACGTGtctgtcccttccaacccaacaGGAGCAGTCCCTCCCAAAACTGTCACTTCCTTGGAAGGACCCAATCTGCTGTTTTTCTGCATCTCAGGCTGCTCTTCCTTCAAAGACATGTAATATTTATTCCCAAGGGCATTTAGTACTGGCAGAAAGATGATAGCCCTGACGACTGATGTTGTCAAgactgaatccccactctgtcactctgagtgcagaagtgggtgcctgcaaggattttaaaaattaatactggccactccaggcctCAGCTGGTCAGCGGGGAATGACAGTGGCGGGGAGAGGGCTTGGCTGGGCCTCTCCAGGCAAGTGGTTCctctgcagaaaaacctgagagtctctggattaagtttagaagtgtgagcaacaagggtgatgtcatggtgggcgtctgctattgactaccagaccagggggatgaggtggacgaggctttcttccggcaactaatagaagttactagatcacgagccctggttctcatgggggacttcaatcacgccgatatctgctgggagagcaatacggcagtgcacagacaatccaggaagtttttggaaactgtaggggacaatttcctggtgcaagtgctggaggaaccaactaggggcagagctcttcttgacctgctgctcacaaaccagaaagaattagtaggggaagcaaaagtggatgggaacctgggaggcagagaccatgagatggtcgagttcaggatcctgacacaacgaagaaaggagagcagcagaatacagacactggacttcagaaaagcagactgactccctcagggaactgatgggcaggatcccctgggagaataacatgaagggcaaaggggtccaggagagctggctgtattttaaagaatccttattgaggttgcaggaaaaaaccatcgcgatgtgtagaaagaatagtaaatatggcaggcgaccagcttggctaaacagtgaaatccttgctgatcttaaacgcaaaaaagaagcctacaagaagtggaagattggacaaatgaccagggaggagtataaaaatattgctcaggcatgcaggaatgaaatcaggaaggccaaatcacacttggagttgcagctagcaagagatgttaagagtaacaagaagggtttcttcaggtatgttaacaacaagaagaaagtcaaggaaagtgtgggccccttactgaatgagggaggcaacctagtgacagaggatgtggaaaaagctaatgtactcaatgctttttttgcctctgtcttcacaagcaaggtcagctcccagactgctgcactgggcagcacagtatggggaggaggtgaccagccctctgtggagaaagaagtggttcgggactatttagaaaaactggacaagcacaagtccatggggccggatgcgctgcatccgagggtgctaaaggagttggcggatgtgattgcagagccattggtcattatctttgaaaacccatggtgatcgggggaggtcccggatgactggaaaaaggctaatgtagtgcccatctttaaaaaagggaaggaggaggatctggggaactacagaccattcagcctcacctcagtccctggaaaaatcatggagcaggtcctgaaggaatcaattctgaagcacttagaggagaggaaagtgatcaggaacagtcaacatggattcaccaagggcaagtcatgcctgactaacctaattgccttctatgaggagataactggctctgtggatgaggggatagcagtggatgtgttattccttgactttagcaaagcttttgatactatctcccacagtattcttgccggcaagttaaacaagtatgggctggatgaagtgactataaggtggatagaaagctggctagatcatcgggctcaaggggtagtgatcaatggctccatgtctagttggcagccagtttcaagcggagtgccccaagggtcggtcctggggccggttttgttcaatatcttcattaatgatctggaggatggcgtggactgcactctcagcaagtttgcagatgacactaaactgggaggagtggtagatacaatggagggtagggataggatacagagggacctagacaaatcagAGGATTGGGCCTAAAGAAACctgatggggttcaacaaggacaagtgcaaagtcctgcacttaggacggaagaatcccattcactgttacagactagaaaccgaatggctaggcagcagttctgcagaaaaggacctaggggttacagtggatgagaagctggatatgagtcgacagtgtgaccttgttgccaagaaggctaacggcattttgggctgtataagtaggggcattgccagcagatcgagggacgtaatcgttcccctttattcgacattggtgatgcatcatctggagtactatgtccagttttgggcctcacactacaagaaggatgtggaaaaattggagggagtccagcggagggcaacaaaaatgattagggggctggagcacatgagttatgaggagaggctgagggaacagggattgtttagtctgcagaagagaagaatgagaggggatttgatagctgctttcaacgacctgaaagggggttccaaagaagatggatctagattgttttcagtggtaccagaacaaggaataatggtctcaagttgcagtgggggaggtttaggttgtgtgacaaagttcctcctctatcttggtgggtcctgcgcttattggcagattttcttgcctcagagattcaccacgtgggttggggaacagcccagagaccttcccctctggaagaacccacagtccaggtcaattgggaggtttggggggaacccaggcccgccctctactccgggttctagcccagggccctgtggactgcagctgtctatagtgcctcctgtaacagctgcatgacagctacaactccctgggctacttccccatggcctcctccaaacaccttccttattctcaccacaggaccttcctcctggtgtctgataacgcttgtgctcctcagtcctccagcagcacaccctcaccctctcactctcagctccttgcgcctcttgctcccagctcctcacactcgcaccacaaactgaagtgagctccttttaaaacccaggtgccctgattagacTGCCtaaattgattctagcagcttcttcttatttggctccaggtgtcctaattagcctgcctgccttaactgattctagcagattcctgattactctagtgcagccccttctctggtcactcagggaacagaaaactactcatccagtgaccagtatatttgccctctaccagactcctgtaccccactggtctgggtctgtcacagttggatattaggaaaaactttttcactaggatggtggtgaagcactggaatgggttacctagggaggtggtggaatctccttccttagaggtttttaaggtcaggcttgacaaagccctggcttggatgatttagttgggaattggtcctgctttgagcagggagttggactagatgacctcttgaggtcccttccaaccctgatcttctatgattctataattataTGAATCAAACAAAGGGCAGTACGGAGATGAGGCACTGGTACGTTGTATGTAAGAACGTTCAAGGGATGGTTTAGCAGGGACCCAGTCACCGGTGCTCGGTTGGCTAGAGCCTTTTGGATCAAGCCTGCACAGAGACATATTgcatttgttgtttgttgtttttaaaagcgTATGCGGAAGGGGTCTCTTGCCACATGGTGTAAAAGGTTTTAAAGCACGTTATGAAAAAGTAGAAAGATGCCTTACACGTATTTCTTACTGTAAATTTTTGAGCAGCTGAGCGATGGTTCTTCAGAGGACTTGGCGGTTCTGGACACCGACAGCTCCAAAGGGACCAGCGGATTGGGCCTGATCTGTTTTGACCCAGACCCAAAACCAGATGCTCAACATAATGCCGAAACAGAGGGGGATGCTTATTCTATAGGCCTGTACTATCTAAAGTTGAGGGAGAATTTCGGTATTAAGCCTGTGCAAGTTCATAACCATAAAACTGTGATGCGTGCAACTGTGCGAGCAGCTGTGCACAGAATCATCAAGCACTGcctgagagagaaacaaaatgagGATTGTCCTGGGTGCACCATAGATGCCCCCGGTCAGAGGCATCACGACTGTGTGTACTGGTCTTTAGATGTAAActgtaaaattaaagaaattagcGGTAGTTTGTGTCTCGAGAGTGTGTTAAATATCATCATCACGTTGGGATATGCACTGCAGTGCCTCTGTTTAACCCAGGAACATTTAGCTCTAGGGGCAGAATTGGTGGAGAAAGTGACAGAGGCCAAGGACCCAAATAGCATTTTAGATGAAATCATCAAGCTGACAGATAAAGGGGGAAAAGTCAAGGGGTGGGGTGTTCTTAAGATAGGCTATCTCTGAGCTTCATGCAGTCACAAAGCgatggtttttgtcttttataatcAGTAGATGGAATAAAATACTTGTTATAACTTTCACGAAGTGTCTTTCAATGCAATCCCACCATTTCTTAAATCTTTAACAGTGTTTAAAAAGTTAGGAAAGAAGTCTGTGTAAAAAACCAAGCAAACTGAACGGGTGACCCGTAGAGCATTGCTAAGGCAGACTATAGTGCATGGAGCACTGGCAGCCTTATTAGTCTTAtcggtttttaaaatgtagagaaaGCAACAGCTCCAGCCTGTgctgtattattttaataaaatcgacggacccaaaacaaacacaggagctTGTACCTGTGTCTCAGCACATGggttgcaaacatttaaaaacaaagacctTCTGATAATgcgacagaaaaattaaatctaaaAGTCCTAAGAAAATGAAAGATTAATATAACTTTCACAtggatttgttaaaaagtggggaggaaaataaacttctctctgatccactggaTTACAGAATAAGGAGAATATAAACTGTGCTTTTAAACCTGGGGTGTTTCTGCAGGCTCTATTTTATGAAACACacatataaaaatgtttttaaaaggggctctgtcttcatataggcttgtcttttaaagtgttttttcctTTACGaaacttaatataacttttaCTTGCTTTGGTTAAAAAGTTGGggaagaagcagccttcttatctctgatcAGCTGACTCACAGATGCTGTTTCTGCTAACAGGGGCTTTGCTGCAAAAGCACAATGTTTCAAATTGTCCTCACTAAAAATAACCAATGTTAGTCTAAAACATAGGgggaaagcttttaaaaactgtttgttACTAAGGGCTTATGGTTTTAACCTTTATTAATGCACCTATGTAAAAGTGCTACATGGCGGGAAAGATGCTTCGGGTctgtttttttagataagaataaggcagttaaagataccaccacctccctagggaacccattccagtgcttcaccaccctcctagtgaaaaagtttttcctaatatccaacctaaacctcccccactgcaacttgagaccattgagcCTCTTTTCTTTAAGTTCTCTCACtctattctttcaacctttttctctaaaTAATCAACAAAATGAATCAAATCACAAGCACGCAACATTTC harbors:
- the LOC135879710 gene encoding C-type lectin domain family 4 member F-like; translation: MARDNIYENMQVTEAAPQPKDLRGQSKLQVVEEAVQKLQVSLQPDNASDASAKGSDSLQLLDEAQAGVRMLKDQLGNVSAAYGEIQIRLDHVSAAYGEIQIRLDNVSAARGAAQGRYRDVLTKLSRGWRFYGGNLYYFSQERKSWDASERFCVSQDSHLTSVSSQAEQEFLSKETKGEDHWIGLTDLGTEGSWRWVDGTEYRADTSRGFWARNQPDNWDQGIGGREDCVHIHPLNRNLWNDVNCTVPSRWICKQAHGQAGL